A region of bacterium DNA encodes the following proteins:
- a CDS encoding glutamate-ammonia-ligase adenylyltransferase yields the protein MKPHVDELLHDCPDIDVKLIENHLNRLDERYFMRFDLPAIVRHVTGLAKLSASNPVEILTEQLPDGRVVCTTLAFDYSAEFSLITGLLSGLGFNIHSGGIHTYARVSTLPQAGAVHLRPGRMKRVRIDPLHRRRIVDHFVGTVESVLPLAEWFALFKEKIREVVLLLEKNSDRSVLQARHLVNACVARRLEELHIGNPPVLYPLEIEIDNQAGAFTRLKVVSQDTPIFLYAMSNALSIKKISIEHVRIQTQDKRIEDLIDIVNEQGERLADQGQLDQVKFSVLITKQFTHFIGNAPDPYAALMRFEKLVEDVLQLPGMGQWMELLTEPKILKELAQLLGASDFLWEDMIRQQYETLLPMLSPQVEEGRRFAESPVTLPDRLESALADAHTFAQQQQCLNVFKDKEIFLFDLDHILTRDSDFRNLSENLTFLAEVIIRKAVTIIYADMAGKYGRPRTVAGLETKYAVLGLGKFGGAALGYASDIELMFVYSDSGSTDGEKQLSNMEFFDLLVKTLTKFIRAKREGIFNIDLRLRPFGNDGPLACSLESLCRYYDKNGPAHAAERLALVRLRAVAGDHALGSRIERLRDEFIYATKNINISDLRDLRKIQFKEKTRPDVLNAKFSPGALVDLEYDVQLLQIIYGQANPLLRTPRTHRALKGLKAAGVLSEQEMQSLISANAFLRNLINGLRMLRGSAKDLFLPPLQAMEYTHLAKRLGYVLKEGLAPEKQLHLEFETRTAEVRAFVERHFGRDSLPGPAMGNAADVVLSEELAEEVRNKILQAAGFGNPERANRNLRKLAGESGTREQFARLAVLAVDVLKNEPDPDMALNNWEHFINHISDRQYHFERLYSQPMRLEILLGIFSSSQFLSDTLAKNPGFYEYVTDPDNLYRIRTAEIHGGELEAMGRQAKDEKDWMNQLRKYRRREMLRIGTRDIALRASLQDVTLELSNLADALVQAVLNRVWEILRESGKVPPAHWDEPQHHFCILAFGKLGSHELNYSSDIDLVGICDDAGNARRDELAQLLGKDPYALVMEMVHAYLSQYTEEGTVYRVDLRLRPYGIQGRLIPSAQSLLKYYQTEASLGEIQSLLKMRPIAGNMQFGRDLLESIRSQLRNQHAREAIVTSIEMMRNHAIAKSHGREGVLDIKSGKGGIRDIEFLVQGLQMIHSPANDSLLEGNTLKAISLLAAAGLMTQSVAVQLADDYVFLRRVEHYLQIMEDRQIHALPQGKSELTALAKRMQGIESDADHFLESIHKMLKRVRKMYEVLLLEKQGT from the coding sequence TTGAAACCACACGTTGATGAACTGCTGCATGATTGTCCGGATATTGATGTCAAGCTGATTGAGAACCACCTCAATCGTCTTGATGAACGCTATTTCATGCGTTTCGATCTGCCTGCGATTGTCCGGCATGTGACAGGGCTGGCAAAATTGTCCGCGAGCAATCCGGTGGAAATACTTACAGAACAGCTTCCGGATGGCCGGGTTGTCTGTACTACACTGGCGTTTGATTACAGCGCGGAATTTTCTTTGATTACCGGACTTTTATCCGGACTGGGGTTCAATATTCACTCCGGCGGGATTCATACGTATGCTCGGGTCAGCACATTGCCGCAGGCGGGTGCGGTGCATCTTCGGCCCGGCCGGATGAAGCGGGTGCGTATTGATCCGCTGCACAGGCGGCGGATCGTCGATCATTTTGTCGGAACAGTGGAGTCGGTACTCCCGTTGGCGGAATGGTTTGCATTGTTTAAAGAAAAAATACGGGAAGTTGTTTTGTTGCTGGAAAAAAACAGCGACCGCTCCGTTTTGCAGGCGCGTCATCTTGTCAATGCATGTGTGGCCCGGCGTTTGGAAGAACTCCATATCGGGAATCCCCCGGTGCTTTATCCGCTTGAAATTGAAATTGACAACCAGGCCGGTGCATTTACCCGCCTCAAAGTGGTTTCGCAGGACACCCCGATTTTTCTTTATGCCATGAGCAATGCGCTTTCGATTAAAAAAATATCGATTGAACATGTTCGTATCCAGACCCAAGACAAACGTATCGAAGACCTGATCGATATTGTGAATGAACAAGGAGAGCGTCTTGCGGACCAGGGGCAACTTGATCAGGTAAAATTTTCTGTTTTAATTACCAAGCAGTTCACACATTTTATAGGCAATGCCCCTGACCCTTATGCCGCCCTGATGCGTTTTGAAAAATTGGTTGAAGATGTGCTGCAACTGCCCGGTATGGGACAGTGGATGGAATTGCTCACGGAACCGAAGATACTCAAGGAATTGGCACAGTTGCTTGGGGCCAGTGATTTTCTTTGGGAGGATATGATCCGGCAACAATATGAGACCTTGTTGCCCATGCTGAGCCCGCAGGTGGAGGAAGGGCGGCGTTTTGCCGAATCGCCGGTCACGCTGCCGGACCGGCTGGAAAGCGCGCTGGCGGATGCGCATACATTTGCGCAACAGCAGCAATGTCTCAATGTGTTTAAGGATAAAGAAATATTTTTATTTGATTTAGATCACATTTTGACCCGGGATTCGGATTTTAGAAATTTGAGTGAGAATTTGACCTTTCTGGCAGAGGTTATTATTCGCAAGGCCGTCACCATTATTTATGCGGATATGGCCGGGAAGTATGGGCGGCCGCGCACAGTGGCCGGTTTGGAAACGAAGTACGCGGTTTTAGGGTTGGGGAAATTCGGCGGTGCGGCTTTGGGGTATGCTTCAGACATCGAATTGATGTTTGTGTATAGCGATAGCGGCAGCACAGATGGGGAAAAGCAGCTATCGAATATGGAGTTTTTTGATTTACTGGTCAAGACACTTACGAAGTTTATTCGGGCCAAACGGGAAGGGATTTTCAATATTGATCTTAGGTTGCGTCCCTTTGGCAATGATGGGCCGTTGGCCTGCTCTTTGGAGAGCTTATGCCGGTATTATGACAAGAACGGTCCTGCCCACGCAGCCGAGCGGCTGGCGCTGGTCCGGTTGCGGGCGGTTGCCGGTGATCATGCACTGGGTTCGCGGATTGAACGGCTGCGGGATGAATTTATTTATGCCACCAAGAATATTAATATCTCTGATTTGCGGGATTTACGTAAGATTCAGTTTAAGGAAAAGACCCGTCCGGATGTCCTTAATGCGAAATTCAGTCCGGGTGCTCTGGTTGATCTGGAATATGATGTTCAATTACTTCAGATCATTTACGGACAAGCCAACCCGCTGCTGCGAACTCCGCGCACTCATCGTGCGCTCAAAGGACTCAAAGCAGCCGGTGTGCTAAGTGAACAGGAGATGCAATCCCTGATTTCGGCCAATGCATTTTTACGCAATCTTATCAATGGGCTGCGTATGTTGCGCGGTTCCGCCAAAGATCTCTTTTTGCCGCCTTTGCAGGCGATGGAATATACCCATTTGGCCAAACGGCTGGGGTATGTTCTCAAAGAAGGTTTGGCACCTGAAAAGCAATTGCATCTTGAGTTTGAAACGCGGACAGCAGAGGTGCGCGCTTTTGTAGAACGTCATTTTGGGAGGGATTCTTTGCCCGGGCCCGCCATGGGCAATGCGGCTGATGTTGTTTTGTCGGAAGAACTCGCTGAGGAAGTCCGCAATAAAATTTTGCAGGCTGCCGGGTTTGGTAATCCTGAGCGGGCAAACCGTAATTTAAGAAAATTAGCCGGAGAATCCGGGACCCGGGAACAGTTTGCCCGGCTGGCTGTTTTGGCAGTCGATGTTTTGAAAAATGAGCCGGATCCGGATATGGCATTGAATAACTGGGAACATTTTATCAATCACATTTCCGACCGGCAGTATCATTTTGAACGGCTTTATTCGCAACCCATGCGGCTCGAAATTTTATTGGGGATTTTTTCATCCAGCCAGTTTCTTTCGGACACACTCGCGAAAAATCCTGGATTTTATGAGTATGTGACGGATCCGGACAATTTATACCGTATTCGTACTGCTGAAATTCATGGCGGTGAATTGGAAGCGATGGGGCGCCAGGCGAAAGATGAGAAGGACTGGATGAACCAATTACGGAAATATCGGCGTCGTGAAATGCTTCGTATCGGGACGCGTGATATTGCGTTGCGCGCGTCGCTACAGGATGTAACCCTGGAGTTGTCCAATCTTGCAGATGCGCTGGTTCAGGCGGTGCTAAACCGGGTTTGGGAGATATTGCGTGAAAGCGGTAAAGTCCCGCCTGCCCATTGGGATGAACCCCAACACCATTTTTGTATTCTGGCGTTTGGGAAACTCGGCAGCCATGAGCTTAATTACAGTTCGGATATTGATCTGGTAGGTATTTGTGACGATGCCGGGAATGCCCGGCGTGATGAGCTTGCGCAATTGTTGGGCAAGGACCCCTATGCGTTGGTTATGGAGATGGTCCATGCCTATCTAAGTCAGTATACTGAGGAGGGTACGGTTTACCGTGTCGATTTGCGGCTGCGTCCTTATGGCATCCAGGGGCGCTTGATCCCTTCTGCACAGAGTTTGTTGAAATACTATCAAACCGAAGCTTCTCTGGGTGAGATTCAATCGCTTTTGAAAATGCGTCCGATTGCCGGCAACATGCAATTTGGCCGCGATCTTTTGGAGTCGATCCGTTCACAGCTGCGTAACCAACATGCCCGGGAAGCGATTGTGACATCCATTGAAATGATGCGTAACCATGCTATTGCAAAAAGCCACGGTCGTGAGGGTGTCCTGGATATCAAGAGCGGCAAGGGTGGTATCCGGGACATTGAATTTTTGGTCCAGGGTTTACAGATGATTCATAGTCCGGCCAATGACTCGTTATTGGAAGGCAATACCCTCAAGGCGATATCCTTGCTGGCTGCGGCAGGCTTGATGACACAATCCGTGGCAGTGCAGTTGGCTGATGATTATGTTTTTTTGCGTCGGGTTGAACATTATCTTCAAATCATGGAAGACCGGCAGATCCATGCACTGCCACAGGGAAAATCGGAATTAACCGCATTGGCCAAGCGGATGCAGGGGATTGAGTCGGATGCGGACCATTTTCTTGAATCAATTCATAAAATGCTTAAGCGTGTCAGAAAAATGTATGAAGTATTACTGCTGGAAAAGCAGGGGACGTAA
- a CDS encoding P-II family nitrogen regulator, translating into MKKIEAFIQPEQFENVKKELFAANVSKMSVSQVKGCGRQSGYTESFRGQVVEINLLQKTKIEIAVNDAFVKPTIDAIIRGARTGSIGDGKIFVLDLPQCYRVRTGEEGEDAVG; encoded by the coding sequence ATGAAAAAAATCGAGGCCTTTATACAGCCGGAACAATTTGAGAATGTTAAAAAAGAGCTCTTCGCGGCCAATGTCAGCAAGATGAGTGTTTCCCAAGTCAAGGGATGCGGCCGGCAATCAGGTTATACCGAGAGCTTCCGCGGTCAAGTCGTGGAGATCAACCTGCTGCAAAAAACCAAAATTGAAATCGCGGTCAATGATGCTTTTGTCAAACCAACCATCGATGCAATCATCCGCGGGGCCCGGACCGGATCCATTGGCGACGGTAAAATTTTTGTATTGGATCTTCCCCAATGCTACCGTGTCCGCACCGGCGAAGAGGGTGAAGATGCTGTTGGTTAA
- a CDS encoding ammonium transporter has product MITLGLLAIPSISWATEGNALSAGDTTFIMISSALVMLMTPGLGLFYGGMVRTKNVLSTLMQCFAVLGVISIQWALFGYSIAFGSDVANLFGSMNFALLNNVGQTANPNFSETIPHMAFMIFQAMFAILTPALIAGALAERVKFSSFIVFIFFWSTFVYDPIAHWVWGGGWLGDLGALDFAGGTVVHIASGTSALVVALMLGKRRGYGTSSILPHNMTMVLIGTALLWFGWFGFNAGSALAADGLAVSAFVVTNLSAAAGMISWMLLEWKFRGKPTALGAASGAVAGLVAITPAAGFVGPMAAIVIGVLVSPICFAAIQLKNKLGYDDSLDAFGVHGVGGAWGALATGLFASIAVNPGGANGLFYGNPRLLWIQTIAVAATMAYAAVMTFIIAKIIDKTMGLRIEEHEEAIGLDLTQHGEAGYHNM; this is encoded by the coding sequence ATGATTACCCTTGGCCTTTTGGCAATCCCATCCATAAGCTGGGCAACCGAAGGCAACGCGTTAAGCGCCGGCGATACGACATTTATCATGATATCGTCCGCACTGGTCATGCTCATGACACCTGGATTGGGTTTGTTCTATGGCGGGATGGTGCGTACAAAAAATGTACTTAGCACATTGATGCAGTGTTTTGCCGTCCTCGGGGTTATTAGCATTCAATGGGCCCTGTTCGGCTATTCGATCGCATTTGGCAGCGATGTGGCCAATCTCTTCGGCAGTATGAATTTCGCCCTTTTAAACAATGTCGGACAAACCGCCAATCCTAATTTTTCAGAAACAATCCCGCATATGGCCTTTATGATTTTCCAGGCAATGTTCGCCATTCTCACGCCCGCACTCATCGCAGGTGCTTTGGCAGAGCGGGTAAAATTTTCCAGCTTCATCGTCTTTATCTTTTTCTGGTCAACCTTTGTATACGATCCCATTGCCCACTGGGTTTGGGGCGGCGGCTGGCTCGGTGATTTAGGTGCGCTTGATTTCGCCGGAGGAACGGTTGTCCATATCGCATCCGGCACCTCTGCGCTGGTCGTCGCATTAATGCTGGGAAAACGCCGCGGTTACGGAACTTCCAGCATTCTCCCGCATAACATGACCATGGTGCTTATCGGCACCGCTCTGCTCTGGTTCGGCTGGTTCGGGTTCAATGCCGGTTCCGCCCTGGCTGCCGATGGTTTGGCTGTCTCAGCGTTTGTCGTGACCAACCTCTCCGCTGCCGCAGGCATGATTTCCTGGATGCTGCTGGAATGGAAATTCCGCGGAAAACCCACTGCCTTGGGCGCCGCCTCCGGTGCCGTGGCAGGATTGGTGGCGATCACACCGGCCGCCGGTTTTGTCGGTCCGATGGCTGCGATCGTTATCGGTGTTTTGGTCTCCCCCATCTGTTTTGCAGCCATACAGCTAAAAAACAAACTGGGCTATGATGATTCTTTGGATGCCTTTGGCGTCCATGGCGTAGGCGGCGCCTGGGGCGCTTTGGCAACCGGTTTGTTCGCGTCCATTGCGGTCAATCCGGGCGGTGCCAATGGTCTTTTTTACGGCAATCCCCGGCTGCTCTGGATTCAGACCATTGCGGTCGCGGCCACCATGGCCTATGCAGCCGTGATGACTTTTATCATTGCCAAGATCATCGACAAGACCATGGGGTTGCGTATTGAAGAACACGAAGAAGCCATCGGTCTTGACCTGACACAGCATGGCGAAGCAGGTTATCATAATATGTGA
- the glnA gene encoding type I glutamate--ammonia ligase, whose amino-acid sequence MGEIKTPKDVLDLIKKEDVKFVDLRFMDFPGLWQHCTYPVGAIEEETFEKGKGFDGSSIRGWQAINESDMLIKPVPESAFIDPFMVEKTLVMICNICDPITGADYTRDPRHVAQKVVNYVKSLGLADTVFFGPEPEFFVFDDIRFDQNANEGYYHIDSVEGKWNTGKDEKPNLGYKIRHKEGYFPVPPMDTLADLRNEMSLNLGKVGIETELHHHEVASGGQCEIGVKFSPLVEMADNLLKFKYTIKNTARQSNKTVTFMPKPLFNDNGSGMHCHFSMWKDGKNLFAGEGYAGLSEIALYAIGGILKHAPAVLGFTNPTTNSYKRLVPGFEAPVNLAYSSRNRSAAVRIPMYSNSPKAKRIEFRCPDPSCNPYLAFAAITMAAVDGIQNKINPGDALDKNIYDLPAEEAAKVPKTPGTLREALSALAEDHDFLVKGDVFTQDVIDTWIDYKIENEVQALDLRPHPWEFALYYDI is encoded by the coding sequence ATGGGTGAGATTAAAACACCGAAAGATGTACTTGATTTAATTAAAAAAGAAGATGTGAAATTTGTTGATCTGCGTTTCATGGATTTTCCCGGTCTTTGGCAGCATTGTACCTATCCTGTAGGCGCTATTGAGGAAGAGACGTTTGAAAAGGGCAAAGGCTTTGACGGTTCAAGTATTCGCGGGTGGCAGGCTATCAATGAATCGGACATGCTTATTAAACCGGTTCCTGAATCCGCCTTTATTGATCCTTTTATGGTTGAAAAAACCCTGGTGATGATCTGCAATATCTGTGATCCGATTACAGGAGCTGACTATACCCGCGATCCACGCCACGTTGCGCAAAAAGTGGTGAACTATGTTAAGTCGTTGGGTCTTGCAGATACGGTCTTTTTTGGGCCGGAGCCGGAATTTTTTGTTTTTGATGACATCCGCTTTGACCAGAATGCAAATGAAGGTTATTACCATATTGATTCAGTGGAAGGTAAATGGAATACCGGCAAGGATGAGAAGCCGAACTTGGGGTATAAAATCCGGCATAAAGAAGGGTACTTCCCGGTACCGCCGATGGACACGTTGGCTGATCTGCGTAATGAGATGTCGCTTAATCTCGGAAAAGTTGGGATTGAGACTGAATTGCACCATCATGAAGTTGCCAGCGGCGGTCAATGTGAAATTGGCGTTAAATTCAGTCCGCTGGTCGAGATGGCGGACAATCTTTTGAAATTTAAATATACTATAAAAAATACTGCCCGGCAGAGCAATAAAACCGTAACGTTTATGCCCAAACCTCTATTTAATGATAACGGCAGCGGTATGCATTGTCATTTTTCAATGTGGAAGGATGGAAAAAATTTGTTTGCAGGTGAAGGGTATGCCGGTCTTTCGGAGATTGCATTGTATGCCATTGGCGGTATTCTCAAACATGCGCCTGCTGTGCTTGGATTTACCAATCCAACCACAAACTCTTATAAACGACTGGTACCTGGGTTTGAAGCGCCGGTTAATTTGGCCTATTCGAGTCGTAACCGCAGTGCTGCGGTTCGCATCCCGATGTACAGTAATTCACCGAAAGCCAAGCGGATTGAGTTTCGCTGTCCTGATCCAAGTTGTAATCCTTATTTGGCTTTTGCAGCCATCACCATGGCGGCAGTGGACGGTATTCAGAATAAAATTAATCCCGGCGATGCCTTGGATAAAAATATTTATGATTTGCCGGCTGAAGAAGCGGCCAAGGTCCCTAAAACACCCGGGACCCTGCGCGAAGCACTTAGTGCTTTGGCTGAGGACCATGACTTTCTGGTCAAGGGAGATGTTTTCACCCAGGATGTTATAGATACTTGGATTGATTATAAAATTGAGAATGAAGTCCAGGCCCTGGATTTGCGTCCTCATCCGTGGGAATTCGCACTTTATTATGATATTTAG
- a CDS encoding GNAT family N-acetyltransferase — MTNQTDIILEPLRVKTLAEFTGILKCFFEEMNIEPEFHRFDQDVAAPLVAYAPPRAGLWFARPKEDAAAVGLAGVRPLANRTCELKRLYVMPEERKKGYGQFLLNQAVSFARQMDYFEILLSVKPEQKNAIGLYERNGFRPCARYNDDRRSGIFYSYKFSTEVK, encoded by the coding sequence GTGACGAACCAGACCGATATTATTCTGGAGCCGCTGCGGGTGAAAACACTTGCTGAATTTACCGGGATATTAAAATGTTTTTTTGAAGAAATGAATATTGAGCCTGAATTTCATCGTTTTGATCAGGACGTTGCCGCGCCCTTGGTTGCCTATGCGCCCCCGAGAGCCGGTTTGTGGTTTGCGCGTCCCAAGGAAGATGCAGCGGCAGTCGGACTGGCCGGTGTACGCCCGCTCGCCAACCGGACCTGTGAGTTGAAACGTCTGTATGTCATGCCTGAGGAACGGAAAAAAGGGTACGGCCAATTTTTGTTGAACCAGGCAGTGAGCTTTGCACGTCAAATGGATTACTTTGAAATTTTACTTTCTGTGAAGCCGGAACAAAAAAATGCCATTGGTTTATACGAACGAAACGGATTTCGCCCTTGCGCCCGGTACAATGATGACCGCCGGTCAGGCATTTTTTATTCTTATAAATTTTCCACTGAGGTCAAATAA
- a CDS encoding sigma 54-interacting transcriptional regulator, protein MKEGTMVKNIHEIQIEVLQAGTKIIAEKADLNEMLRSILKMLSEKLKLHRGTITLLDAKTGMITISVAHGLSKRAQELGQYRVGEGITGKVVETGRSVVISDIREDARFLHKTGARSLLKDRRIAFLCVPIKVEGDNIGALSVDKEAEVRHDLKEDLDFLKIISPMIAQAIKLNRRVAKDRQSLQDENFRLKQDLKSKFEITNIIGKSNAMQQVYSMVEQVAESQATVLIRGESGTGKELVAHAIHYNSPRAQKPFIKVNCNAFPETLLESELFGHEKGAFTGALEKKIGRFEWAQGGTLFLDEIGEFPISLQIKLLRVLQTREIERLGGRETIKANVRLIVATNKNLEEEIKRRTFREDFYYRINVFPIFLPLLRERKDDIMLLANHFLESLSRENNKMINRISTPAIEMLTSYHWPGNVRELENCLERAVLLCNDGVIRSEQLPPSLQMADSDQAEPKGAFTEIMEKRETELLVDALKKSRGHQKKAADDLGLSERIFNYKIKKYSVHPRAFKT, encoded by the coding sequence ATGAAAGAAGGAACCATGGTTAAAAATATTCATGAAATTCAAATTGAAGTCCTGCAGGCCGGCACAAAGATTATTGCGGAAAAAGCTGATCTTAATGAGATGCTGCGCTCGATTTTAAAGATGCTTTCTGAAAAATTGAAACTGCATCGCGGAACCATTACCTTATTAGATGCTAAAACCGGTATGATTACCATTTCGGTTGCGCATGGGCTCAGCAAAAGGGCGCAGGAATTGGGTCAATACCGGGTGGGTGAAGGTATCACCGGCAAGGTTGTTGAGACCGGACGCTCCGTGGTTATTTCTGATATTCGTGAGGATGCGCGTTTTTTACATAAAACCGGGGCGCGGTCTTTATTGAAAGACCGCCGAATTGCTTTTTTATGTGTACCGATTAAAGTGGAAGGGGATAATATTGGTGCATTGAGTGTGGACAAAGAAGCGGAGGTTCGGCATGATTTAAAAGAAGATTTGGATTTTTTGAAGATCATATCACCGATGATTGCTCAAGCCATCAAGCTCAACCGCCGGGTGGCCAAGGATCGTCAGAGTTTGCAGGATGAAAACTTTCGGCTTAAGCAGGACTTAAAATCGAAGTTTGAAATCACAAACATAATCGGTAAATCCAATGCGATGCAACAGGTTTATAGTATGGTGGAACAGGTGGCGGAAAGTCAGGCCACGGTTCTTATCCGGGGTGAGAGCGGTACGGGGAAAGAGTTGGTTGCTCATGCAATTCATTACAACAGTCCCCGGGCGCAAAAACCTTTTATTAAAGTTAACTGTAATGCCTTTCCGGAAACATTGCTGGAAAGCGAGTTGTTTGGACATGAAAAAGGCGCCTTTACCGGTGCTTTGGAGAAGAAAATCGGACGCTTTGAATGGGCGCAGGGCGGGACGCTGTTTCTGGATGAGATCGGCGAATTTCCCATTAGTCTGCAGATAAAACTGCTCCGGGTGCTGCAGACCAGGGAAATTGAACGCTTGGGCGGCCGGGAGACGATTAAAGCCAATGTGCGTCTCATTGTCGCGACTAATAAAAACCTGGAAGAGGAAATAAAGCGCCGGACATTCCGGGAAGATTTTTATTACCGGATTAATGTATTTCCCATATTTCTTCCGCTGCTGCGGGAGCGAAAAGATGATATCATGCTGCTGGCAAATCATTTTTTGGAGAGCTTGAGTCGTGAAAATAATAAAATGATTAACCGAATTTCTACGCCGGCGATTGAGATGTTGACCAGCTACCACTGGCCGGGGAATGTGCGGGAACTTGAAAACTGTCTGGAACGCGCAGTGCTTCTCTGTAATGACGGGGTTATCCGGTCGGAACAATTACCGCCGTCGCTCCAGATGGCGGATTCGGACCAAGCCGAGCCAAAAGGAGCTTTTACGGAGATTATGGAGAAAAGGGAGACGGAATTGCTGGTTGATGCATTGAAAAAAAGCCGAGGTCATCAGAAAAAGGCGGCGGATGATTTGGGGTTATCAGAGCGTATTTTTAACTATAAGATTAAGAAGTATTCAGTTCATCCGCGAGCGTTTAAGACTTGA